Genomic DNA from Macadamia integrifolia cultivar HAES 741 chromosome 6, SCU_Mint_v3, whole genome shotgun sequence:
ATAAGTTCAAATAGTAACTGATAAGTACAAAGAATAAATACAAAGATCATTGATAAGCATAAGCTAAACAGTTCTACGCCCTTTTTAATTTTCTGGATCAACTCCATGAATTCAAGCaattaatgagaagaaacaGCTCAACCACAGCAGGAACCAAGACAATTTGTAAATCACATTTATGCACAAATGCTGTAGTCATGAATGTCTATATGAGAAGTCATCCTTTCATAATTAGCCTAGAGAGCATAACACTGAATTATCAATGTGATCACTTGGCACTGAATTTGCAATTCATGAGTTTTGTACTAGCTGTCAATGTAGATTCTGGCCACcaaatcaacaaagaaaaaatcGCCTTCAACAAACATTACGTACCACAGGCCAATCTTGCACCTGCATTCCCCGTGGTAAGGCTATGTTCATGTCCTCCTACAGATGCATCAATCATAAAGAGTCAGAAGATAAACAGAAGAACAGCAATGGAAAGAGAAGTCGAACTCAATTGATAATCATATAACATGAGAGGCAAAACACAAAAAAGGTTAATTCGAAGAAATTTGAGTGATTGGCATCAAGATTATGGAAGCAAAGGAAAATGAAACACGGACAGTTGAAGCTAATGGATATTAAGTTTTACCCTTTCCAAGATCATCCTCCAGCTCATGAACCACAAAAGCTCTTCCCACAACGGCATTAGACCCACTCAGTGGTATCTGCATATTTCATGCAAAATTGAacttaaaataccaaaattgaAACAATTAACAATAAACAAGTACCAGATTCTAGCTAAACTAAATACGCAAATGAATAAAAGATTCACAAACCATTTCAATTTCAGAGTGGTACCTGGTCATCTACAAATGGTGCTTCACCCACACCTGCATTGACATGAAACAGCAACCAATTCAGTAATTCATACGAAGTCACCATACACATGCTACATTAGAGGACCCAAATTGCTAAGGAGAAAAGGGGGAAAGATCAGAAGGAATTAACTCATTTAATTTGCCGGTGACACAAACTTTCACCGTCGTAGGACCTGTAGTCGAAAAATCCTGACATCACCTTCTCGAAGATCAAACAAAAACCAATAATTAATAATTGAATTCACGAATTCAACAGATGCAAAACGGTAAAGAAATCGGAGCACaaaccctctcttcttctagggttaacGTGACAACGCCCTCCACCGGGGAATTGCCTTTGAGGACTGCGACGGCTCCAATGGTGAGAGTCGAACGAAGGAGGACTGACATGCTGGCTTAGGTTTCGACAATGAAGACATCAGAGGTTGCAACGGAGAAGACGCGATTTCGGCGGCCATGGCTGCCGGGATTCtggtaaaaagagaaaaaagattgGGAGAGTCTGTCAGACAACCATGCGATCACCCCAGTGTCGGAACCAACATCGGGAACGATCCTCTACAGCTTGATGAGTCCAATACAGGTCTCACCAGAGCCGTTAATCACGCTCTGATCGCACGGTCATGTCTCATCAACCAGACTTATGTTCCTGTCTCCTTAGAACTCAAGGATACAGAGGTACGAGCCTATAGAACAGATCCTGTTCAAGTAAGGTCGTGCCAAGTGATGCTACACTCGAAGTAAATAAatacctttatttttcttatgttttcgatgtgggactaagtTTCTTATAATATGAGATTAAGTTTTGGGCAAATTTAAACTTTCGCTAAAtaagaaatattaaaaaaaaaagttgggaaTAGCCCTTTTCTCCTTTATCTGAGCCAGGTTTCCATTATTCGCTCTTCTATGACTGGGTTTATCAGAACTGATTCATTCTTTTTACTGGACGATGATCAGAATTAAAGAGAACAAACAAAGGAAAGTGTTGAGGTGAGAGTATGCTTTGTCAGAAAATTAGGTCCGCAAGTCTAATGTCGACTTAAATCCAATCTTTATAAGTGAAAAAGCATTTGTGCCATGTTTGGTTGCCtagaaatatataaaatgaaaattttaaattttaaattaaaaaaaaaatacattaatcaatcattgcatcatGATGAATAAATTCAATAATAGTTTGATGAATTTTAGTATATTcaacaacaattttttattttttcattattttctcagAAAAGAAGAACATTGGTCAGTTTGCACCATCAAGGGCCCAATGAGGAGCACAAGGTTATCAATTGAAGGGATTTTTCAATTTGCAGTAGGCAGTAATCATTTTAAGAGCTCATGTCTAGACATAGGCTGCACGCTACATTTGACAAGACAATGTTCTTTTTTCCATTCCCTTTCTTTAATAGTTCTATTCAAGAGATAAAGCGACATGAAAATCGTGTCTCACCGTGGGATGCTTGTTGCACCCCGTTCAGCACTGGAATGGATCTAGATCCAATAAAATATTTACTATTGGTGCTTTTTTAGGGGAACCCTACACTGTTGCGAGGATGCAAACTTGGTAGTGTATGATTTTGTAcatggtattggtattgatattaatAGTTGTATCCGTATCGATCCATATAGGATCAAATCGGTTTTGAAATTTGAGATACATCATCAATGGTTCAAGATGATTTTAGAGATCAATTTGCTTTTGTTCAATCatttagagagagggaaaaaaaaaaagatgttcatTAACTCAACTCCTAATAATTAAAGACGCAAGTGGGTTATAGATATCAGTATCCATATCCATGTTGATCTCTATCGATACATTTCAGTCGCATCAAGTTGTATTGAACGATTTTATACCcacttttaataaataaataaataactgttATTTAGACAAATTTACACTTACCAAGATCCTTTCCACCTATACGGGTTCAGCCAGATATCAGTACAGCCAATAATCCTATACCGATATTGAAAATCATAATACCCAGCACCAAAAATAAAACAGTCTCATATTTATTCAATACccaccataaaaaataatacacTCTCGTCGTAGGAAAAAAGATAATCCtcttccaaaaataataatccTAATCATCCTCATCGATaaacatgaaagagagagagagagacagttaAGAAGCTACTGGACTAATGAATTCGAATCCCTGGTTGAGAAGAGCCCCCGTCACCCATATCTTTAATGTGGATATGTTCATCACCTCCCCACATTCTTTAACCTGTTGGCAAccataatttaataataatgtttgttatcatttcacctaaaagctcgaactaCAAAAGTTATTTACTTACGTTGAGGTTAAATGTCATGACGGATCTCTCGGAAGCCACAGCGAAGTTAGATCTCTGTACGTCAAATCGCGTAAGGGACTCAAGTGCCTTGAAAAGAGCTACTACTACCCCTTCTCCTTTGTTGCATGTCAATCTCACATAGtaacctttttcttcttcttcaaacacCTCCATCTATACATTTTGGTATACTGGAATTAGTACTTATATGTTTGATTCTATGTGATTCATTAAGAGAAGTAAAGAGTCACAGATCGAAGAACCTGCACTATCTTCTTGCAACTTGGAAGCTTCTTCTCTCGTCCAGCTTTGGCATTGCTCATATCATCACCCAAATCTTGTGGTCTCCCTACTCCACTTTCAAGCGATGATCCAAGTTCTGCAATTTCAACACTTAACTTCCTAGCTTCCATTTGCAGCTTTGTCACATACTCCACTGCATCCCCTACTATGGAGGCAGTGTCCATCTGTAAAGACAAATTAAAATTATTCTCGTAAATTCAGATGTATCTTTACGCGTACAACAGTTTGACATAAtttcactttaaaaaaaaatcacaacaaTATATACCTTAGTAATGTTGGGTACCAAGGACCGCAAAGCATAGAGCTTCTCCTTCATACGGCCCCTTCGCCGCCGCTCGGAAATTAAGGTCTTTGAACTATCAGCTTTATTTGATGATCGCTTCACATTTCCGGTGCTTCTTGTCACGGATGAATCGTCCTCATCATTCTCATCGTCGTCGTCCATCTCAACTTCGACTTCTTCACCACCGGCGAATGGTAATGAATAAAGTATATAGTTTGGAACATCTGAAGTGCCGAGGGATGAGTTGAAATCAAACACGTTCATCCCTTGAGTTGTATTATAGAATTGGTTGTGATCAGAAACCAATCCACCACAGTACATGAACTCAGCCGCTGCTGCAT
This window encodes:
- the LOC122081424 gene encoding superoxide dismutase [Cu-Zn], chloroplastic-like, which encodes MCMVTSYELLNWLLFHVNAGVGEAPFVDDQIPLSGSNAVVGRAFVVHELEDDLGKGGHEHSLTTGNAGARLACGVVGSTPVQ
- the LOC122082253 gene encoding transcription factor FER-LIKE IRON DEFICIENCY-INDUCED TRANSCRIPTION FACTOR-like, yielding MDHNQEFQTHRAQHNDYGFHDFINEGNLGQFIDLVRGENGEPITNFNPTAYYAAAAEFMYCGGLVSDHNQFYNTTQGMNVFDFNSSLGTSDVPNYILYSLPFAGGEEVEVEMDDDDENDEDDSSVTRSTGNVKRSSNKADSSKTLISERRRRGRMKEKLYALRSLVPNITKMDTASIVGDAVEYVTKLQMEARKLSVEIAELGSSLESGVGRPQDLGDDMSNAKAGREKKLPSCKKIVQMEVFEEEEKGYYVRLTCNKGEGVVVALFKALESLTRFDVQRSNFAVASERSVMTFNLNVKECGEVMNISTLKIWVTGALLNQGFEFISPVAS